In a single window of the Desulfovibrio mangrovi genome:
- the cobA gene encoding uroporphyrinogen-III C-methyltransferase, giving the protein MKVYLIGAGPGDPGLLTIKGRDVLSEADVIVYDYLANSEFLNYAKPGAEIIYVGKKGGDHTLSQEGINKLIVDKAKEGKVVARLKGGDPYMFGRGGEEAEELLDAGVSFEEIPGITSAIAGPAYAGIPLTHRDYASSVAFITGHENPDKPDSSHNWDALAKGTSTLVFFMGMKNLPHISEQLIKHGMDPNTPAALVHWGTTTKHRSMASTIEKLPIDGPAQGFTSPSLIVVGGVVNLRERLNWYEQLPLLGKSVVVTRAREQASGMAAQLRKLGANVIQFPTIKINPLPDYSEVHAAIRKLDEYEWLIFTSVNGVKHFWLQMAELGLDTRALGKVKVAAIGPATADILREKGIEPDFIPEKYVAEGVVKGLLERGMNGSKVLLPRAMEAREVLPEELRKAGATVDILPVYETVPAGEAKDAVMELLEKDELHCVTFGSSSTVDNFFALVSPDVVKTHKANLKLASIGPITAKTLESYGFTPDIQPEDYTIPALVEELKKNL; this is encoded by the coding sequence ATGAAAGTTTACCTGATCGGAGCCGGACCGGGCGATCCCGGTCTGTTGACCATAAAGGGCCGCGATGTGCTGAGCGAAGCGGACGTCATTGTCTATGACTACCTCGCCAACAGCGAATTCCTGAACTACGCCAAGCCCGGCGCGGAAATCATCTACGTGGGCAAGAAGGGCGGCGACCACACCCTGTCGCAGGAAGGCATCAACAAGCTCATCGTGGACAAGGCCAAGGAAGGCAAGGTTGTTGCGCGCCTGAAGGGTGGCGATCCCTACATGTTCGGCCGCGGCGGCGAAGAAGCCGAAGAGCTTCTGGATGCGGGTGTTTCCTTTGAGGAAATTCCCGGCATCACGTCTGCCATTGCCGGTCCCGCCTATGCGGGCATTCCGCTTACCCACCGCGATTACGCCTCTTCCGTGGCCTTCATCACCGGCCATGAGAATCCCGACAAGCCGGATTCCTCCCATAACTGGGATGCGCTGGCCAAGGGCACGTCAACGCTGGTGTTCTTCATGGGTATGAAGAACCTTCCCCATATTTCTGAACAGCTCATCAAGCACGGCATGGACCCCAACACGCCTGCCGCACTGGTGCACTGGGGCACGACCACCAAGCACCGCTCCATGGCTTCCACCATTGAGAAGCTTCCCATCGACGGTCCCGCGCAGGGCTTCACCTCTCCTTCCCTCATCGTGGTGGGCGGCGTGGTCAACCTGCGCGAGCGTCTGAACTGGTACGAGCAGCTGCCCCTGCTGGGCAAGAGCGTGGTGGTTACCCGCGCACGAGAGCAGGCCAGCGGCATGGCTGCACAGCTGCGCAAGCTGGGCGCTAACGTGATTCAGTTCCCCACCATCAAGATCAATCCGCTGCCGGATTATTCTGAAGTGCATGCGGCCATCCGCAAGCTGGATGAATACGAATGGCTCATCTTTACGTCCGTGAACGGCGTGAAGCACTTCTGGCTGCAGATGGCTGAACTGGGTCTCGACACCCGTGCCCTCGGCAAGGTCAAGGTGGCGGCCATTGGTCCCGCAACTGCGGACATCCTGCGTGAAAAGGGCATCGAGCCCGACTTCATTCCGGAGAAGTATGTGGCTGAAGGCGTGGTCAAGGGCCTGCTGGAGCGCGGCATGAACGGCTCCAAGGTGCTGCTGCCCCGCGCCATGGAAGCCCGCGAAGTGTTGCCGGAAGAACTGCGCAAGGCCGGTGCCACCGTGGACATTCTGCCCGTGTACGAAACCGTGCCCGCAGGTGAAGCCAAGGACGCCGTGATGGAGCTGCTGGAGAAGGACGAACTGCACTGCGTCACCTTTGGTTCCTCCTCCACCGTAGACAATTTCTTCGCGCTGGTGTCTCCCGATGTGGTCAAGACGCACAAGGCCAACCTCAAGCTGGCCAGCATCGGTCCCATCACCGCCAAGACGCTGGAATCCTACGGCTTCACCCCTGACATTCAGCCCGAGGATTACACCATCCCCGCGCTGGTGGAAGAACTGAAGAAGAATCTGTAG
- the purN gene encoding phosphoribosylglycinamide formyltransferase, producing MALKIAVLASGNGSNLQAILDKHAAGVLDVDIRLVLCNKRNAYALERAEAVGVPTLCLPHTDYPDRESFDQAMIKAIQESGADTIVLAGYMRLLTSAFLQAFAGKVINIHPAILPAFAGVRGAADAHEYGVKLAGCTVHFVDEIMDHGPVIIQAAVPVNPEEDVETLKQRIHSAEHRVYPQALQWLAENRLSLEGRVVRLASSDKPKLAAAGNCLVWPPLEEGF from the coding sequence ATGGCCTTGAAAATTGCTGTGCTTGCATCGGGCAATGGCTCGAACTTGCAAGCCATACTGGATAAGCACGCAGCAGGCGTGCTGGATGTGGATATAAGGCTGGTGCTGTGCAACAAACGCAATGCCTATGCGTTGGAGCGTGCCGAGGCGGTGGGCGTGCCAACCCTGTGCCTGCCCCATACAGACTATCCCGACAGGGAGAGCTTTGATCAGGCCATGATCAAGGCCATACAGGAATCCGGGGCGGACACCATCGTTCTGGCAGGCTACATGCGTCTGCTCACGTCGGCTTTTCTTCAGGCGTTTGCCGGCAAGGTCATCAACATCCATCCCGCCATTCTGCCCGCCTTTGCGGGTGTGAGGGGAGCGGCGGATGCCCATGAGTACGGCGTGAAGCTTGCTGGTTGCACCGTCCATTTCGTGGATGAGATCATGGATCACGGACCGGTCATTATTCAGGCCGCTGTTCCCGTGAATCCGGAAGAGGATGTGGAGACGTTGAAGCAGCGCATCCACAGTGCAGAACATCGTGTCTACCCGCAGGCCCTGCAGTGGCTGGCGGAGAATCGGCTCAGCCTTGAGGGACGCGTTGTGCGGCTTGCTTCGTCGGACAAGCCAAAGCTGGCTGCCGCCGGAAATTGCCTTGTCTGGCCGCCGCTGGAAGAAGGTTTTTAA
- a CDS encoding LysE family translocator: MIETILTLFTVCFFARMSPGPDMMLLIKHSTAAHGYSGEEEGGGSCRAAYACVLGVCVGLCFHVMLSVLGLAIIIKSNPMVFAALRYAGAVYLLYVGWRCFTDRDTVQLEGQGGLCTTAGQGFRDGLFCNLLNPKVTMFILSVFMQLVTPETSLFERLAYGAVIVLEGLFGWAVFVYFLHTPFMKRLYGNHAGIINKTTGVVLFALGGAIFVWG; the protein is encoded by the coding sequence ATGATTGAAACCATACTCACGCTTTTCACCGTCTGTTTCTTTGCCCGCATGAGTCCCGGTCCGGATATGATGCTGCTCATCAAGCATTCCACAGCTGCGCATGGCTATTCCGGTGAAGAGGAAGGTGGCGGCAGTTGCCGTGCCGCCTACGCCTGCGTGCTAGGGGTCTGTGTGGGGTTGTGTTTTCATGTCATGCTTTCCGTTCTGGGGCTGGCCATCATCATCAAAAGCAATCCCATGGTATTTGCGGCATTGCGTTATGCCGGTGCAGTCTACCTGCTGTATGTAGGCTGGCGTTGCTTTACGGACAGGGATACCGTGCAGCTGGAAGGGCAGGGGGGGCTGTGCACCACCGCAGGGCAGGGATTTCGTGACGGTTTGTTCTGCAACCTGCTCAACCCCAAGGTCACCATGTTCATTCTCAGCGTGTTCATGCAGCTTGTCACGCCGGAGACATCCCTGTTCGAGCGTCTCGCCTATGGCGCGGTCATCGTGCTTGAAGGTCTCTTCGGTTGGGCCGTGTTCGTCTATTTCCTGCATACGCCGTTCATGAAACGACTGTACGGAAACCATGCGGGCATCATCAACAAGACAACGGGTGTTGTCCTGTTTGCGCTTGGCGGGGCCATTTTCGTCTGGGGTTAG
- the amrA gene encoding AmmeMemoRadiSam system protein A produces the protein MTKQFRLTLSEEEKQYLLDLVRWSILHRLAGKGGDVAEAAPVPPSETLQLPLGAFVTLKRNGALRGCIGYVMAEEPLYKTITRMAQAAAFEDPRFSPLAAEELEGLDVEISVLGPLTPCDDVQAIEIGRHGLIIRRGMHSGLLLPQVPVEWGWDRETFLAQTCRKAGLPEDAWQQSGTQIIWFEAEVF, from the coding sequence ATGACAAAGCAATTCAGGTTGACCCTGTCGGAAGAAGAAAAACAGTATCTGCTGGATCTGGTGCGGTGGAGCATCCTGCACAGGCTGGCAGGAAAGGGCGGTGACGTTGCCGAGGCTGCGCCCGTACCGCCTTCTGAGACGTTGCAGTTGCCTTTGGGCGCTTTTGTGACCCTGAAGCGTAACGGCGCCTTGCGTGGTTGTATCGGCTATGTGATGGCAGAAGAGCCTTTGTACAAAACCATCACCCGCATGGCTCAGGCTGCAGCCTTTGAGGATCCCCGTTTTTCTCCCCTTGCTGCCGAAGAGCTGGAAGGGCTGGATGTGGAAATTTCCGTACTTGGCCCGCTGACACCGTGTGATGATGTGCAGGCCATAGAAATTGGCAGGCATGGCCTTATCATCCGGCGCGGAATGCATTCCGGCCTGCTGTTGCCGCAGGTTCCCGTCGAGTGGGGATGGGACAGGGAAACCTTTCTTGCGCAAACCTGTCGGAAGGCGGGACTGCCTGAGGATGCCTGGCAGCAGTCAGGCACACAGATAATCTGGTTTGAGGCGGAAGTATTTTGA
- a CDS encoding ATP-binding protein, with protein sequence MRVFSNGKKSFSITRAALKTAIVYGVFGVLWIRFSDLLLDYTIDDARTMTTVQTYKGWFFILVTAALLFLLVRRNLLSQKAFESSLRASNARLDGMFRVAGGVAFILSKKRGGLHFVEAVSPGAVRMFGLEYSDIGRPVHGLPVPDSLLVSAAGKGTGLDGMTEILFTTHQGQEKALLGRTLTLEPEEDGTEVLLSVALDVTERRQMARELEAAHGVIKGILDAVSSIVICVDERMGVLHWNAAAQACTGLDMAQVKGRPLNSAFPFLQPRLNEISRAVAEKRSLAFQMRPSADVCLMQNGNAETRGAGGPIFYEVQVFPLTHEGGGGVIRVDDITERVRVQDVLVQTEKVMSVGGLAAGMAHEINNPLGAVMQGAQNVRRRLSSDLPANREAAAEVGCDLEALDRYVRQRNLDRMLDGVVEAGRRAADIVTNMLDYARTADFSHSGVHVDQLLDKALGLVDNDYSIEKGYDFRMIRVVREYGKDLPMVSCSRIGIEQVVVNLLRNAAQAMFTYEGGEGWKPEIRIRTYVGDDRVVIEVQDNGPGMTGAQQKRAFEPFFTTKPSGEGTGLGLSVAHYIITSVHRGEFVLESEPGKGALFRISLPLQRSPELG encoded by the coding sequence ATGAGAGTGTTTTCCAATGGAAAGAAAAGCTTTTCCATCACGCGGGCTGCTCTGAAAACTGCGATTGTTTACGGCGTGTTCGGTGTGCTGTGGATACGTTTTTCCGACCTGCTGCTGGATTACACCATTGACGATGCGCGAACCATGACGACCGTGCAGACGTATAAAGGATGGTTTTTCATTCTGGTTACGGCTGCTCTGCTGTTTCTTCTTGTGCGACGCAATCTGCTCTCGCAGAAGGCGTTTGAATCCTCCCTGCGGGCGAGTAATGCAAGGCTCGACGGCATGTTCCGCGTGGCTGGCGGTGTAGCGTTCATTCTGAGCAAAAAACGCGGTGGGTTGCATTTCGTTGAAGCGGTGAGCCCGGGAGCTGTCCGCATGTTCGGTCTGGAGTATTCTGATATCGGCAGGCCGGTGCACGGGTTGCCGGTGCCTGACTCTCTTTTGGTTTCGGCTGCGGGCAAGGGAACTGGCCTGGATGGCATGACCGAGATACTCTTTACAACCCATCAGGGGCAGGAAAAAGCGCTTCTGGGAAGGACTCTGACCCTTGAGCCCGAAGAGGACGGTACGGAAGTACTGCTTTCGGTAGCCTTGGATGTCACCGAGCGCAGGCAGATGGCGAGGGAACTGGAAGCGGCTCACGGGGTTATCAAGGGTATTCTGGATGCCGTTTCGTCCATCGTGATCTGTGTAGATGAAAGAATGGGGGTGCTGCATTGGAATGCGGCTGCCCAAGCCTGCACGGGGCTGGATATGGCGCAGGTCAAAGGACGTCCCCTGAATAGTGCGTTTCCTTTTTTGCAACCCCGCTTGAACGAGATATCCCGAGCCGTTGCGGAAAAACGCAGCCTTGCCTTTCAGATGCGTCCCTCTGCAGATGTGTGCCTCATGCAGAATGGGAACGCTGAAACCAGAGGCGCAGGCGGCCCCATATTTTACGAAGTGCAGGTTTTTCCCCTTACACATGAAGGAGGGGGGGGCGTCATACGGGTGGACGACATCACCGAGCGCGTGAGGGTTCAGGACGTTCTGGTGCAGACGGAGAAAGTTATGTCCGTGGGCGGACTGGCTGCCGGTATGGCTCACGAGATCAATAACCCTCTCGGGGCCGTCATGCAGGGAGCGCAGAACGTACGGCGTCGGCTTTCCAGCGACCTTCCCGCAAACAGGGAGGCCGCGGCCGAAGTTGGGTGCGATCTGGAAGCGCTTGACCGGTATGTGAGGCAACGCAACCTTGACCGCATGCTGGACGGTGTTGTCGAAGCAGGAAGGCGGGCTGCGGATATCGTAACCAACATGCTGGACTATGCCCGAACGGCCGATTTTTCCCACAGCGGTGTGCACGTCGATCAGCTTCTTGATAAGGCACTGGGGCTGGTGGATAACGACTATAGTATCGAAAAGGGATATGATTTCAGAATGATCCGGGTGGTGCGTGAATACGGGAAGGATCTCCCCATGGTTTCATGTTCCCGCATAGGCATAGAGCAGGTGGTGGTCAATCTGCTGCGCAATGCCGCACAGGCGATGTTTACCTATGAAGGGGGCGAAGGCTGGAAGCCCGAGATTCGGATACGCACTTATGTTGGCGATGATCGTGTTGTCATTGAGGTGCAGGATAACGGCCCCGGCATGACCGGAGCCCAGCAAAAGCGCGCTTTCGAACCTTTCTTCACGACCAAGCCGTCTGGCGAAGGCACGGGGCTTGGGCTTTCTGTTGCACACTATATCATCACCTCAGTCCATAGAGGGGAATTCGTTCTGGAAAGCGAGCCCGGAAAAGGGGCCTTGTTCCGTATTTCGCTTCCCCTGCAGAGAAGCCCGGAATTAGGATAG